In Paralichthys olivaceus isolate ysfri-2021 chromosome 12, ASM2471397v2, whole genome shotgun sequence, the genomic window GTTTTCCCTGTGTGTATCACCAGAAAATGAGTGTTTTGCCTCTGGAGCACATTTTGACAATGGCAGAGATGTGACTTAAAAACTCTGTCTGATTTATCCAGTGCCATGCACTGAACACATTATGGTCACATTTTTGTGCTCGTCCAGCTCATATGCACCTGGAGTCAGGTTGGCTGGTTTGTTAACGTGCCCTTCTAAATGTCTATCCCCTATACTTATCTCAGCCCCTCTGCTTTATTCTACATACACGTATGCAGGTGTATTACATGAAAGCTTAGTTAGCGTGTTTGTGCCCTGCAGATGTCCATAGTGATGATTGTCATGTTCCTGGTGGCCTGGTCTCCCTACTCCATCGTGTGCCTCTGGGCATCATTTGGTGACCCCAAGACCATACCTGCCGCGATGGCCATCATCGCTCCACTGTTTGCCAAGTCCTCCACTTTTTACAACCCCTGCATTTATGTCATTGCCAACAAAAAGTAAGTGTTTTTCTAAGTAGGTGTTGTTTGAAGTAGAGATGGGGTACGTGTTGTTATAATATTTTAGTGGTTGGTGCATTAAAGTACATAAAAAGGTGCTTTCTTTCAGGTTCAGAAGAGCCATAATAGGGATGGTCCGATGTCAAACCAGGCAGCGAGTCACCATCAATACCCAGGTTCCCATGACAACCTCCCAACAACCTCTGACCCAGTGAGATGACATTGCCTCAGTATGACTCTGTAATAATATACCCTGACATTGAatcactgtttttctttctgttggaGCTATTTGTTGCTGTAATTGTGGTTTGGATGTAATAATTGTggtttgtgaaatgaaaatcctTTTGTGTATGGACTGAATTCTTCaactactttttaaaataatgtccTGTGCTTGAAAACGACCTAAGCAACATTAGGAACAATCTGATTTCTAGTTGTCATCACAATTTTCATGCTGGTACACAAGTGCCAGCTCCTGGATCAGGAAAAAGGTGGTCAGGTCAGGGGAGAAGGTGACAAGTAGAGGGTGAAACAACAGCTCCAGTCACAGCTTCACTATTTGTTACTAAAAAGGGTAGCAGGGACCAACAAGGCACCAAGATCTTCTGCTCTCTTGGCAGAGGAATGGGCTAAGAGtgtggaaaacacagagagatccaagAAGTTACAAGGCTCAGGGCACAAATAACTCCCCCAGTGATATAATGTGATCTCAGCAGAATGTTCTGGGAACTGAGAAGGTTGGTGTGTCATTGAAATGAGCAAGTGTTGTCTGTCAAGCAAGCATTCTGAAAGAAGGGTACATCAATGGGGCCAGTGGTGATGTGGAACAATTATTGTGCTGAGAGGGTGAGACCAGAGGCGGAGTTAACCATTAGGCAAAGGTCAACAATTGCCTTGAGGCCTCGAACTACCAGGGGCCCCATAAGGAACCTAATAAACTAATGGTTacgttttttaaaaaacctttttaaactaATTAATAACTTCTTTCTAAAAGGCCATACGCTAAAACGGCATCAGAATACCTATAATTCACAAGTAATTAGTGTCCCTGCAAATCCCCTCTACAATGGACTAATCCATGAGCGCGTTCACAGAAGTGATTCAGGGTGTAAACAGAGACTGACGAGAAGTGTTCACCCTTGATGAACATGTGTTAGTTATCAATCGATGGTGTCAGATCATAAATCTGTGTCGCTCTGGTCACTTAATCACTGAGTCTTGCGTGTGTCGCctctcatgttgtactgagcGCACACATTATGTGGATGATTCATTTTCacgatgtttaaatgcagcctcttaAACTCTGGACACTGAGTCACTTCATGTCCTGaccaggtcctgataactagtgatgacagtttattagttacagtgagagcaggtcagagtggaggaggaaacagaaactcagctgatcactgagcagctgtgaccagagagaaactgggtttcactgtttccactgttctaaTATCTATTCTAATATCTAATAATATCTATTTTACTGTGAGTGcatttgttaaactgttaatatgttttgttggtttgggaagaagttacaagtagaaCTTTCTTAGATAAATAAGGATTAAAAACAGATGGAGAACAACGTATGTGGAGGGCCCCATGCCTGTGTTCTCCGTGGGCCGCCAAATTGCTAAATCCGCCACTGGGTGAGACAAAGATTTGTGGTGttttaatgacaaaaataacaacaataccAATGTTTACCACAAGCTGCTTCCAGATATGTACTGAGCTCCTCCATCACTGtaagtgagtgggtgtgttgatgatgtttcatgGGGCGAtgcaaagaatgaaaacaaaaaaaaaaaaagaatatatattattaataaataaataaaagaaaacaaacatcccaTTTCAAACCCTATGAAAAGTGATGGCACACACGTTGAGGTCACAGGTGAATATGTCAAGAGAGTGATAAGCTGCATGACACCGGTGCCCTgagactcacctgatccagcactTTTCTAAAATGTATCACTAAAGAACGACCCTGAAATTTGAAAGGGTGTCTCCTAGTGTTGGAATTGTTTTGCTCTGTGTCTCTCAAAGGTTGTGTGAAACACAGTAATGAAGCATTAGCAGAAAACATCTGGgttttaaagtcattttaattcaattaaaagaaTATATGATacaaatatttgcatttgtgtcttgttgaaaataaaataattcagattttctttataagttacatttttacaaaaattGAATAACAAGCAACAGTATAAATATCCTTCTGGCGATGAGCACAAGCGAGAGCAGAAATAACTGTTTAGTAAAAACTAGGGAAGAAAAGTCTACAACGATAAACAAACACTGGACCTTATAATTTCCAACCAACATGATGAAAGAACACTGGAGCGTCAGCTGTAAGACCACAATCAACTATCAATAACTATCACAGGTAATGTATATTTAATACTCTAGTATTGCTTGTTTGTGACCCACTGTGAGTAGTGGTGACAGCAGTAATACACTTGTTTTGCACACCTAAGAAAAGTTCATGACATTCTGGTCCAATCCAGATTTTGTGAACAGCAGCATCTACAAAAAGGGATTTTCACATATGAGATCAGGTTAAGTATGAATATAAAAAGATtcgattttttttattgttttccagTGTTGATTCAGATCagcagagccccccccccccccccccccatgcccTTCAAACAGGACACCCACTCTCAgcctgtatgaatgggtaaagaTCATATTTAATGCACTTGGCACAGTGCATGCTGATTCCTAACAGTTACAATGTGCCTGTATCCCAGCAGTGATTTGAAATGTTGCTGTTCTAGGCCACATTGTTGTCCAGCCACCCTCTGATCTCATTCCCGTTCCTCCTGATCCATTCGATGTTGTTCCTCACTCTCTCCAGTGCCTGTTGCCTGGGCATCACCCCCGCACCAGCATCCGGTGTTAGACTGAAGAAATGCTCCATCTACAAGAGCAGCATGTACAAATGTGTCATAAGACATGTGAAAACAAACTACCTCCCTCTACTTGCTTTGACTCAGACTATACAAACAGTAAACCGCATTAGCAGTCATCAGTAAATACCCTCTGCACCGTAATCCCCTTCCCCACATAGATGAGTAAAGTTATTTCCTCCAAAtcatgactgaaaacaaaaaaattcaagGGAGGCAAATAGCATGACATTTATTCATCAAGTATGCTTTCGTCCAAACTGAGGGACAACCCTAAAGCTTCAGTAGTGTGATGATTAGTTCAAGGTAAAGTAAGTACTACATGCACAAGATCAGGTAATTAAATGCACTGAAAGTACAAAGTCAGTAATGGTTAGACATGTCAAGGTTTTAGAAGAGGTGCTCTCAAAAGAAGTTCTCAGAAAGTTCTTGGTAGTCTGACAGTatttcagagaaacacaaagaggaacaaGACCACACTGCCAGACAATGAAAGAGCAGAATgcaactctctctctttttctataACGATGGTTTGTATTAACAGCCCTTGTACATCTTACTATTGCAGTACTTCCCATAAGACCCTTGACCCTTGAATTCTTGTCAAATTCCACAAAACATACCATCTCCCAAGACACCTTTAAGGTTCAACTTTTGGTCCAACGTTCTACGCCtaagtttgttttcacatttctccTTGTAGATCTGTGGTTTCACAATAGTTTGAAGCCTCAATTTTTTTATGTGCTTTGTGAAACTGTTCGCCTGAGTGTCAATAAAATTacaaaagacaacacaacacgcAGTGATGTCGttaaacatacaaatacaattttaccCAGATGCACAAGTTTACTGAGTCAAGGTGAGACAGCAAAGGTAAATTTTGCGAGTTAGGAATTGATACTGGATCATttatatgaaaaagaaatgtctaACCCAGCCCTGTAGTCCAAACTGACCACAGCCAGTATCATCCATTACATTTGAGGCCCACTGAGAGGCTTTATGGTAAAAGATCTATATTTATTGAGGACTTTTCTACTCTTGATAAGCattaaaagtgctttacagtacagattTTTTTGCCAGtcatccattcacacagtgcatttATGTGCAGCACTCTCTATCAAACTGAACGTTAGTAGTGATTTTCAGTATTTTggccaaggacactttggcacacAGATCGAACTACCGACATCCTGCTTAGAGGACGACccgctccacctcctgagcccCAACCGCCCCCGGCCACAGTCatctcaaaataaatatttttagtgGACTATTTCTTGAGTAGGTAGCGGACGACAAATACTAAGAACATACTGCTCTTCACTCCTGcccaaaaagaggaaaactcaACCTAACATGTTCAATTGAAAGTGAaagaccccccaccccccgtaAATAACTTAAGTAGGAGTAAGTTGTAGTAAGATCAGTGCCTACCTTCcacaacagcagctctgtgttgtAGTTGGTGGTGATTCGACTGAGTAGACGACCGAGGTTCCTGTCGTTGATGGTGTACCTGGTCAAAGGAAGACAAGTTTTTCAAGtgcgtttttctttttcttttttacgaCTCTACTCTACCAAAGTCACAAAGATCATTCAAGTGTTATAAAAGGTTTTCGATGACCTACATGTAATAAACCAAAgaacattatgtgttgctcttttaaaagtaaagaaatCAATCTAATTGTTGATGCCATGCTAACACATAGGCCTATCTGGGAAATCAATGAGCCAAAATGAAAGCTGTAAAAAGCTGGTAGAAAGATACTGGTAATCACCATGTTGTTTGCATGGCCTTTATTTGTTAATATCTTGGTAAAATAGCAAACCCTTGACAATACTGGATCAATTTAATACTGAGGAACATTTTTACATCTGATGATTCCCAGTGTTTTGTAAGCAGAAATAGGGCCTTTTTACAGTATGTGTGATGGTTATTCGAGATAGTGATATCACACTGAATTATGTTAACTCCAAGAGGGTATGTGTGAATTTTGAATTAGATTCACCTCATGCAGTGCCAcatctctcccccctcctcctcacgcTTTGGGCTACTTCCTGTATGTCTACTACAGATCACACTGTGAGCTGTTGGTGCCTCGTTGGTACTGACCTGTTGACCAGGTAGTCCCAGTTCAGTGTGGTCCAGTCCCAGGCCATACCCTCTCCCAGTGGGTTGATAGACACATATCGCACCACGGTGAACAGATCCTGACTCCTAATCACAGACTCATTCTTAGTGGCCTCCAGGAGCCTGCGGGGCAGAAGAAAACGTTTTCTCTCCATACTCAGTGTTTACTGATTTTAAAGCAGCATTagattttatgacaaataaGCAGACGTTACAACGTCGGGGAGGATCCTGCACCAGAGCTGTTGTGAACCCCATTAACAGTGAAGGTGGTTGGAGCAAACAGAGGATATTGATTTGAACTATATCCCAAAGACCTGCACatgtcagtgtttcctgtggccTGCTTCAACCGCCGCTGTTGCTAATCTGTCATAATCACTTTGGGGTCACATGGAGACAAAGATACCAGAAGGCTGGtaatcatttcttatttttattggtgtagtttaaatttgaaatcattttttttatctttttctaaTAAAATGGGCTGGTTTAGCACGTTTGCCCGGAGAGGGTGTGGTTACGGAGTTGCAAATCACTATTTCCACGACAATATGGAAAGTGTGGCTAAAATGACGTAATAGAACTGGGTGATCAGGTCAGCCAAGCAAAGACGAGATGTTTTGATTACTTGTACAGAAGTTCCACGTTGTCCACAGACGACAGTCCATACAGCAGCTTGTCCTTCTCTTGAGCCAAAGACGTTTCTTTGTACCTCTGGAACATCGTGTTCCACTTTGCTTCTGTGCCCGAGTTCTTCATTCCATATCGATAGACCAGCAGCCTCAGGTTTACTGCGACACTACTGCAGGTAGAAAGGTTAGGAAATGTCATGGCAGGTTAGAgatttttttctaaaacaaGAGCTGTATCAAAGTAATATTTGTCTTCACAACCAACTAAGTGTCTGCTTAGTGGGTGGGGTGCTGGCCCATCTCCCTTTGCACTCATAGCAGGCCAACAAGCAATGTAAAATTTACCACGTCAAGAACATAATTTTTTAATTATGTTCTTGACAACAGCAGTTTTTAATACAAAGGCCACATCACACTGCACGCTTTTCTTCAGTGagtcaaatctttcttcacagctgtggattcattgattcattcagCTCATCCTGACTCCGCTCGctctttgcctctctctctctctcgcactgACACAAAAAagcacacgcactcacacacactatatcCGGTTTTCACTGTACTTTATTTTCTGCCTGTGAGGcataaatgtatataatgaCAGTGAGTCATACCTGAGACTTCCATTAATCCAGCGGTCAAAAATACTGGAGGCTTCATTCAGAGCATCCTGATCTCCCATCTGACAAGCAATACTGAGCACGGTCTCCCTCAGTAACCTGCCAATCACATGCAAACAGCCATTTTACATTGGATGATATATAACTGCATGGGTTAGCATGAAAGGACAAGGAGATAATCTATTGATTGGTCCCAATATTGTTACTGTTATCATGTAATAACACCAGGGAATGACCTGAGGTGTTTACTTTGGTGGACACATACAGTAagtcttagttatgctgctccCAATGTACCTCTCTGTCTGAGTTCCTTCATCTTTCCATCCAAGTCGTTGGGAGATCGCTCTGACGTGATCTCGAAAGAGTTtctaaagaaaagaaacaaggatGTGTTCAGCACAAGGAAACCAAAGTGACGTTTCTACTCTACCACTGCACAATAAGACACAATGCGTGGTTAAATGATTACACCAATCACTTATCTCTAAAACTGATTGCTAACCAATGACAGTGTATAAAAAGTatcgactgtaaataaagatagatgACACCTCTCCACATTCCTTCCATGGTACAAAAACTTAGCCAAAATATTCCTGGTACAGGTGTAGCCATCTTGCACTAGTGGCGTCATTTGGATTCAGTCTGTGTAGTAGTGAACTCGGAGTCAAGGCACCGCCAATACAGCGGCTCGACCAATCAAGAGATGTCTCAGGCCATTTTTAGCatcaaacaacaaattaaaactcattaaactaaacttatcagaaacacgaAGATACATTAGTTGACGTGAACTTGCTAAAATGAGACAAACTATCATCGAGaaaaaatgtgtactttttagtttgtaGTATGTCCCATCCAACGTGAAGGAGGCAGGGTTAATGACtggtgcagccagccaccagggggcgaggGCGATTATGCATCTTTGTTGGGAATGTGACAGCCGCAGGATGGATTTGCAGCCTGCTTACCTGGAACTTTGTGTAGAGAGCAGCATCGGCTATCAGCATGTCCCTCACATACGAGATGGAGGTAGCCACGCGTTCCCACACTATGTAATCAATCTCTTTCGTCAGGTACATGGTCAGATTGAAGGCATTACCATAGTCTATAATATCAGCCCTGAACAAAGAAATGAAGacagtgtttacagtgtgtaCATGATTGGCAACGCAAATGTTCACACAATGTGTGTTTTGGGGAAAATCTCACCTTGCAAGTGCAAAGACATCATCAATGTAGCTCGTACGATCAGCTGCATCAAACTCCTGTTGAAGACAGTAAAATCAGTCTAATGGAAGATGAACACATACAGTAAGCTGTCTCTGAAAACCATCTCCAAGACAGGAAAGCATAATATATCAGTTAGTATTTTTACATGGATTCTCCATATTCTTACATCTCTGCCAAATGCGAAGGTAGTATCCaaggtaaaataaaatttaaaaaaacatgtaaatagaGTATGAAGATTAATTATTTGCTTTAAATACTATGCCTATAAATACCATGTTCAGTGTAATTTAAATAGACAAAAAGTAATTGACttgtaaaaagattttttttttttgttatcaggaaaagaataaatatcccaacaataaaacaagaccATCTGcaatattttaattttgtgtGATCTAACATAAATACATAGTAaatattgttcatttttataaGTTTGAAAAGATTTGATTACATGTTTTAGCATATGCCCCTAAAAATTAAACATATCTTCTTAAAATTGTaacttttattataaaaaaatactttagtCTCCAAATATTACACCCTATGAAATACCATATGGTTGGTTCGAAGTTGTTCGCTGATCATGTTCCACATCTGGACGTCATGGTTGACTCTGTAGAATCCAATGTGATCATTGTTCACCTTAAGCAGACCGTCCACTGAGGGTGTGTAGTTACTTATGACGTGCTCTGAAAATCAACACAGTTATAGTAATGCTACTATTAATACACATAGTGATTATCATTATAATGatgttattgattgatttaaagagagagagctgattatatttgtttgaatattttgtgaacattACCGTTGCTGCTCTTGTTAAACATTGCCAAcacattcttttcacttttcacagaGTGCCATTTCACTGGGATGGTCCACTTGTAcctgtaacaaaaacacaattctttttttatcagtaaAGAGACATACTAAACCTTAAGGCATAATCATTTTAGGACATTGTTCcacatacattttcatttgattgtttaaaGCGTCACTCATTATCTTCCATTAGCTCTGCTATGGAAATAGATTGGGTACATAAGCTGTTAAATTCTCCACTTTGGTCACCAGCTAGTGTGTGAGGCTGGATTTATACTTGTGGCATCTGCATGTGTAGGCTGTAAGGTTACACTGggcaaaaatgtaaacactttgGGGCTGTGGTGTCAACACAGATACCTCATGGGGGCAGCAAGAAGTGACCGGCTGCTTGTGATTTACCCTGCATCTTTCTGATTTCCATGGAGTTTGTTGACAATGAAGGCAACCTTACGGGAGTTAAAGATTATCAGTGCTCTTCTTCACATGCGACACGTGTAGTGTTGCAGAGGTGAACAGTTTAAATCAGAatcctttgtctgtgtgtgtttgctgtgaagGAAGTGTACCATGGCCTTATCAGAGCATTTAAGAGCTACTGGCTGTCATTTTGACTAACGGTGTCTACACAACATTTGTTTCCCATCATCTGCTTCAGATCTGATGAAACAGATCCTTGTAGTGACCAGTGTTGGATCACGTCAACTATGAGAGAGTTCATTCACGTTTTCAGTGATTACTTAGCTTCAGTACAAGTGTATGGGTCGGAGGGGAGAGTAGGAGCGGATCATTTTAATCTGGGTCAAGTAGTGGCTGCAGAAATGCAGCTGTGTTGACACTGATCTGTTAATGTGCTGCATAAACTGTGACTCCTGTGTAGACAGGGTGTCGAGCTGAACCAGAACTGCACAGTCGGGGACCATAAACTCAAACGATGTCCTGAAAGATGATGGGAGCTGATAAGCTCTGTACACTGTATCTGAGGAGAACTGCAGTGTTGTGATCATATTTATCATTTCTTAAGTACACACTCCTACCATTCACATTGCATTCAGCCATTTGAGCCATTATAAAAATATTGACTATGGAGTGATAGAGCTCAGAGGGTTTAACCAGCTCAAAAGCGATTTCTATCCTCTTTGCGTCACTTACTCCAGAGGTGAAGGAGGCATGCTGGAGTTAGCATTAGGATCCAGGAGGAAACGCCTCTGGCTCAGACTTGTATTCATCTCTGAGACAGACAGATCCAGCACAGGATAACCCATCTGATTGGTCCATGTGTCCATGACCTCTGCAACTGGCAAGCTACTCACCTGCAGACATAGTTTATGTTGGTTAATGTTCTGAAGCAACGTTTTTGAAGAATACAattgtttctttctgtctgagAGCGTGTAAGTAAGTACAATAGCGgggttagcctagcttagcataaatacTGGAAACAGTGGGAAACAGACTGGTTCACTTGTTTAACATCACTTTTTAGtttatttccacacacacatatataaacatgGCAATTTGTGGTTTAAGAAGGGTTATGTGCTGTAACTATTTcttgttaaatacatttcaggCACAGTAACTGAATGGATCTTTCTAGATATGACAGACTTTTGGTCAATAGGTCTCTGGATATAGACGTATAACGCTGGGGTTATTTTTGAACGTTGGATGGAGTCAGGCTGTTTCCTGCtaccatgtttttattcttgacTACAGCTTGAACCCGAACACGCAGACATGAGACGTGATATCCATCCTCTCAACCCACATTCCtgacaaaagcagaaaacattattttcttggATAATTATAGTTTTGTATGGAAAATGATTAGGATAAAGGTCGGACATACAGCGGCGAGAGACGCCCAGAAGTTGGCTGTCTTGGCATTCTTGAAGTGGTAGTCTTTCAAATATTTCtggtgaaagaagaaaaaagcagacaaacaaaaacacgcTTTTACCACTCAGCTACTGGAGTACTTGTACCTTACTAAGTTCCATCAGTGATGAATTATTGGTCATAATTATCGATTATTTGTCACGAAGCTGCAACAGTGTCTGACTTACTCGACAGCCGTCTCTGAACTTATCTTTACCCATCCAGTCCTCCAGCATCCTGAGGATGGACGCTCCCTGGAATAGGTTGGATAATTTCCATTACAACTCTGTTTTGTTGCATTGGACACAATGCATTTAGTCTGTATCTTGTTGGTAATGGTTCAGGGTTTCATTTGTTAAAATGTGTCATGGTAGGAAAACACAGCAGTATAGAAAGTTTGGTAACagtttatattagggaacacatatcaaccattaactagttgcttattattgtgtgttccctaatataaagtgttaccgaaGGTTTTTAGCTGTGAATCCCGAAGTGCACCAAACTAACgataataaacaaaaaagaacagtcaatcaaaagcaaaaaacgtacacaacaacaaatgataataataataataatgattaagaGTATAGAGTATAAAGAAATTCAGATTTTGAATAAGAAGCAACTGGAGAGAACACAATACCAAAATAAGATACTAGCAAAAATAAACaattcttttaaaaacagattagCAGCTAATGTAgcaaatttaatatattttttttatggaCATAAACTGTGTGAGGTTTCCCAGGAGTCGTACCTTGCTGTATGAGATGCCATCAAACACGGAGGTGATCTCTGCTGGGGTCGACACGTTCACAATGAttggatgagaggagaggagggcgtCGTCCACCATCACTGGAAGCACATCGCTGATGATCATGATGTCTCGCTGTACACAACGGGAAGACACAAGGTATGTGTCAGAGTACAGAAGTCCTGTCTCACATGTCTATTGTCAGTGTGAGTCAGGTTCCACTTACCATGCCCCAGGAAGGTTCAGCTCTTTCCACACCGATGTACTCAAAGAAACTGGCGAAGCCCTCATTGAGCCACAGGTCGTCCCACCAGTCCATGGTCACAATGTTCCCAAACCACTGGAAAAGACAACTGACATCAGCATTGGTCTTTCAATGGAAAACAGGTGCAGACCACCGTGAGCTTCACTGTAGAATGACAGTAGCTACATAGTCACTCTCCCTGTCACAGGGACACGCACAGACACTATGGGGGGCAGTGGCTCAAGTGAGAAAAAGGGCACTtctcataattatttatttaaaaagagtGTTTTAAAACCAAAAGTTAAATTTGGTATTATTTGCTTCCATGTCTTGTTTCACTCTAATGAAAACTTCCAAAATACACAATTAGATGATTTCTTGGTTTGTTTtaccctctgtctgtttgctaGCAAGACACACGTTCACTatatctgtttttgtctttctgctAATAAGCTGTAAACTGGAGGCACTGGTAGCTTAGTCCTTTGATTATCCCCAcaagcaacaaaaaaacagcacaactGGAACAGGAGGTGGGAGGTGCTGCCTGTCTGACATGACTGTGATGATTCACTAGCCTCATGATTCCATTACGATTCAGCAGTCAACGATTCAAATGCGCAACGATGTATTTCAGTGTTTCACATCCCCAATTTCCATTATTACTAcacatggctgctttttcatcagttaatATTAGTTAATAAAATCAGGCAGACAAATATGAACTATCTTTTTATTAATAAAGTGCTTACGTTAAAATGTATTATGGACTATTACTGTTAGTACAAGTgtgctgtaatttacaaaataaggttttcaattcGAAAATCCTCAGACTACAACagtagtt contains:
- the enpep gene encoding glutamyl aminopeptidase, encoding MVESMDFEKQQKRYCIRGKHAVIICVTIVACSLAVGLGVGLSRSDTTTNPTSTPGPTAKPTQPPLPVRGPCTPSVDSSGDWRNFRLPNYVNPVHYDLNLEPNMEEDTYMGTVDIHVEVSKPTRHLWLHIRETFVSAMPRLKMLDSQGGQRELPVKSCFEYKPQQYVVVEVAEPLPVTATGEVYVLSLDFQGWLNGSVVGFYRVIYTEEGLTKKIAATDHEPTDARKSFPCFDEPNKKATYNISIVHDANYEALSNMPLQGLPQQLPRNKLKTSFQKSVPMSTYLVCFAVHQFGHVERTSAGGIPLRIYAQKTQLRTAEYAANTTKVIFDYFEDYFNMTYSISKLDKIAIPDFGTGAMENWGLITYRETNLLYDENQSSSYNKQRVASVIAHELVHQWFGNIVTMDWWDDLWLNEGFASFFEYIGVERAEPSWGMRDIMIISDVLPVMVDDALLSSHPIIVNVSTPAEITSVFDGISYSKGASILRMLEDWMGKDKFRDGCRKYLKDYHFKNAKTANFWASLAAVSSLPVAEVMDTWTNQMGYPVLDLSVSEMNTSLSQRRFLLDPNANSSMPPSPLEYKWTIPVKWHSVKSEKNVLAMFNKSSNEHVISNYTPSVDGLLKVNNDHIGFYRVNHDVQMWNMISEQLRTNHMEFDAADRTSYIDDVFALARADIIDYGNAFNLTMYLTKEIDYIVWERVATSISYVRDMLIADAALYTKFQKLFRDHVRAISQRLGWKDEGTQTERLLRETVLSIACQMGDQDALNEASSIFDRWINGSLSSVAVNLRLLVYRYGMKNSGTEAKWNTMFQRYKETSLAQEKDKLLYGLSSVDNVELLYKLLEATKNESVIRSQDLFTVVRYVSINPLGEGMAWDWTTLNWDYLVNRYTINDRNLGRLLSRITTNYNTELLLWKMEHFFSLTPDAGAGVMPRQQALERVRNNIEWIRRNGNEIRGWLDNNVA